From one Candidatus Eisenbacteria bacterium genomic stretch:
- a CDS encoding LacI family DNA-binding transcriptional regulator: protein MSRRSTSAVSVRPNSSGNLPVAGNRAIDDPMAHHTIRDIARLSGFSRSTVSLVLNGDPRIAHSTRAKVWEVIERVGYEPNCMARGLARKRSMIVAVVVPKISAHVFSDYYFSESISGISDVLSSNGYRMIIEMVTENFLKDSMHVRLFRERQIDGMLLVGTLDTDTYVGEVFAGGCTAVLVNSWRPGVSCVVADNFGGARLVVSHLASLGHKSIGFIGGLDSTTVGLRRNQGYKRGVSDCGLQFVRNHVEYGDFSQQSGYEAARRILSRRNRPSAVFACNDMMAIGCIEYARQAGMAVPGDLAVVGADDIALGSYVEPRLTTLRQPMFEIGCLATSLLLKKLSGSGEWPVEETVATELIVRESCGCNVTTHLETPRGAISSLRKEG, encoded by the coding sequence ATGTCTCGACGTTCCACTTCCGCAGTCTCCGTCCGTCCCAATTCGTCTGGGAATCTGCCCGTTGCAGGGAATCGTGCGATTGACGATCCCATGGCGCATCACACCATAAGGGACATCGCACGGCTCTCGGGATTCTCGCGCTCCACGGTTTCTCTGGTGCTGAACGGCGACCCTCGCATAGCTCATTCTACGCGGGCCAAGGTCTGGGAGGTTATTGAAAGGGTGGGCTACGAGCCCAACTGCATGGCCAGGGGTCTCGCGAGGAAGCGTTCAATGATCGTGGCGGTCGTGGTCCCCAAGATATCCGCGCACGTTTTCAGCGACTATTACTTTTCCGAATCCATCAGCGGCATAAGCGACGTTCTCAGTTCAAATGGCTACCGCATGATCATAGAGATGGTCACCGAGAACTTCCTCAAGGATTCGATGCACGTGAGACTCTTTCGCGAGCGCCAGATTGACGGGATGCTGCTGGTTGGGACGCTCGACACCGACACCTACGTCGGAGAGGTTTTCGCAGGGGGCTGCACCGCCGTTCTCGTCAATAGTTGGCGCCCGGGGGTCTCGTGCGTAGTGGCGGACAACTTCGGCGGTGCGCGTCTCGTCGTGTCTCATCTGGCCTCGCTGGGTCACAAAAGCATAGGGTTCATCGGTGGCCTGGACAGCACGACCGTGGGCCTCAGGAGAAACCAAGGTTACAAACGAGGCGTCTCGGATTGCGGTCTACAGTTCGTAAGGAACCACGTCGAGTACGGAGACTTCTCGCAGCAGAGCGGGTATGAGGCCGCCCGGAGAATTCTCTCCAGAAGGAATAGACCGAGTGCCGTCTTTGCGTGCAACGACATGATGGCGATCGGATGCATCGAATACGCGAGGCAGGCAGGGATGGCCGTCCCGGGTGACCTGGCCGTGGTAGGAGCTGATGACATAGCGCTGGGTTCGTACGTCGAACCACGACTCACCACGCTCAGGCAACCCATGTTCGAAATAGGCTGTCTCGCTACCAGTCTCTTGCTCAAGAAACTCTCCGGTTCCGGGGAATGGCCGGTGGAGGAGACGGTTGCTACTGAGCTCATAGTCCGCGAATCTTGCGGCTGCAACGTCACGACACATTTGGAGACACCAAGAGGAGCGATCTCAAGTCTCAGGAAAGAGGGTTAA
- a CDS encoding C-GCAxxG-C-C family protein, with product MVREDYTDGGRNDIAAKAVSLFMDTDFNCAESVLLAAAECLTKRTPSIPCVATAFGGGMGRKGSVCGALTGALMALGQIYGRSEPKDDKEKIYALTCELYDGFSKKFGSPFCAELLECDLGTAEGMDKYHKLALRRFKCKNYVAFCGETLTRMLKPAAPKPKTS from the coding sequence ATGGTACGCGAGGACTACACCGACGGCGGAAGGAATGATATCGCCGCCAAAGCTGTTTCGCTCTTCATGGACACAGACTTCAACTGCGCCGAGAGTGTTCTTCTGGCTGCTGCAGAGTGCCTGACGAAGCGCACTCCCTCGATACCTTGTGTCGCGACTGCGTTCGGCGGAGGGATGGGAAGAAAGGGTTCGGTGTGCGGGGCGCTGACAGGCGCCCTCATGGCACTCGGTCAGATCTACGGGAGAAGCGAGCCGAAGGACGACAAAGAGAAAATCTATGCCCTCACGTGCGAACTCTACGATGGCTTCTCAAAGAAATTCGGAAGCCCATTTTGTGCCGAGCTTCTCGAGTGTGACCTCGGCACCGCAGAGGGAATGGACAAATATCACAAGCTAGCATTGCGTAGATTCAAGTGCAAGAATTACGTGGCGTTTTGCGGAGAGACTCTGACCCGCATGCTGAAACCTGCCGCGCCGAAGCCGAAAACTTCCTGA
- the accC gene encoding acetyl-CoA carboxylase biotin carboxylase subunit, translating to MNKILVANRGEIALRVMKACREMGIPTVAVYSTSDKGSLHVQFADEAICIGPPQPLESYLNIEKIMGAAKQAGADAVHPGYGFLAENSDFARRCAEEGITFIGPNHEAMRLLGNKVESRKTMVKAGIPVIPGMMGGCNDAGSLAGEANQMGYPVLVKAAGGGGGKGMRIVRDAKELEDSLAACMREARSAFGDDTIYLEKYIERPRHIEFQILADTQGNVVHLFERECSIQRRYQKIVEETPSVALGGELREKMGNVAVQVARTAGYTNAGTVEFLLDQAGKFYFLEVNARVQVEHPITEAVVGVDLVKQQIRVASGERLSLKQEDLRQRGHAIECRIYAEDPENGFLPCAGKILFVKEPAGPGIRCDSGIWSGCEVSVHYDPILSKLVVWDETREQARRRMASALRQYVILGIKTTIPFLADVMEHPAFAEGRTHTGFIPEYFSEWKPAEGDPLELKIALLAAALGKSSSTVKTGVATRETFSPWKSNNRWRIAGTG from the coding sequence ATGAACAAGATCCTTGTTGCGAATAGGGGCGAGATTGCTCTCAGGGTCATGAAGGCCTGCCGCGAAATGGGCATACCTACCGTTGCCGTCTATTCGACCTCGGACAAAGGAAGCCTTCACGTTCAGTTTGCGGACGAGGCGATCTGCATCGGACCCCCTCAGCCGCTCGAGAGCTACCTCAACATCGAAAAAATCATGGGCGCCGCGAAACAGGCTGGAGCCGACGCCGTTCATCCCGGCTACGGGTTTCTGGCCGAGAACTCCGATTTCGCCCGGCGCTGCGCGGAAGAGGGCATCACATTCATCGGGCCAAACCACGAGGCCATGAGGCTTCTCGGAAACAAGGTCGAATCCAGAAAGACGATGGTCAAGGCGGGCATTCCGGTCATTCCTGGCATGATGGGCGGATGTAACGACGCGGGTTCGCTGGCGGGCGAGGCCAATCAGATGGGTTATCCCGTTCTCGTGAAAGCTGCGGGTGGCGGTGGCGGTAAGGGGATGCGGATAGTTCGAGACGCAAAGGAGCTCGAGGACTCTCTCGCAGCGTGCATGAGAGAAGCGAGGTCGGCCTTCGGAGACGACACCATTTATCTCGAGAAATACATAGAGCGGCCGAGACACATCGAGTTTCAAATACTGGCCGACACCCAAGGCAACGTCGTTCACCTTTTCGAAAGAGAGTGTTCCATACAACGGCGCTATCAGAAGATTGTCGAAGAGACCCCGTCCGTTGCCCTCGGCGGAGAGCTCAGAGAGAAGATGGGCAACGTCGCGGTTCAAGTGGCGAGAACGGCGGGCTACACAAATGCAGGGACGGTAGAGTTTCTTTTGGATCAGGCGGGGAAGTTCTACTTCCTTGAGGTGAACGCGCGAGTTCAGGTTGAGCATCCCATAACGGAGGCGGTGGTCGGGGTGGACTTGGTGAAGCAACAGATCCGTGTTGCTTCCGGCGAGAGGCTTTCGCTCAAACAAGAAGACCTGCGTCAGCGCGGGCACGCCATCGAATGTCGAATTTATGCAGAGGATCCGGAGAACGGTTTTCTCCCGTGCGCGGGCAAGATTCTCTTCGTGAAAGAACCCGCGGGGCCGGGCATTCGATGCGACAGCGGAATCTGGAGCGGTTGCGAGGTTTCGGTTCACTACGATCCTATACTCTCGAAGCTTGTCGTGTGGGACGAGACGAGAGAGCAAGCGCGGCGGAGGATGGCATCCGCCCTGAGACAATACGTGATTCTGGGTATAAAGACCACGATCCCCTTCCTCGCAGACGTGATGGAACACCCCGCCTTCGCCGAAGGCAGGACCCACACCGGGTTCATTCCCGAGTACTTTTCGGAGTGGAAACCGGCCGAGGGAGATCCCTTGGAGCTCAAGATCGCACTCTTGGCCGCGGCGCTTGGCAAGAGCAGCTCCACTGTCAAGACAGGGGTCGCGACGAGAGAGACCTTCTCTCCCTGGAAATCCAACAACAGGTGGCGGATCGCCGGGACCGGATGA
- a CDS encoding enoyl-CoA hydratase/isomerase family protein, with translation MFEEDFRTIRCEAEGLVVKVILNRPEVHNAFNDSMITELLEVFRKLREARDVRVVVFTGAGKSFCAGADLNWMKRVKDYSFEENLSESLDISELMYSIYSLPLPTIARVNGAAVGGGMGFVAACDIAVAASDARFSLSEVKLGLVPACISPYVIRKAGEGACREFMLTGERLTAEKAMRLGLVNEVVEPGDLDNAVSALVERLISSGPKAIAICKELLRKVPAMSLDEAKKMTAEAIANLRVSDEGQEGMKAFLEKRKPRWST, from the coding sequence ATGTTTGAGGAGGACTTCAGAACCATCCGCTGCGAAGCCGAGGGGCTCGTGGTCAAGGTCATCCTTAATAGGCCCGAGGTACATAACGCTTTCAATGACAGCATGATAACGGAGTTACTTGAAGTGTTTCGTAAGCTTCGCGAAGCTCGCGACGTGAGGGTGGTCGTGTTCACGGGGGCCGGCAAGAGCTTTTGTGCGGGAGCCGACCTCAACTGGATGAAGAGGGTGAAGGACTACTCTTTCGAGGAAAACTTGAGCGAGTCCCTGGACATTTCCGAACTAATGTACTCCATTTATTCTCTGCCGCTCCCCACGATTGCCAGGGTGAACGGAGCCGCCGTCGGCGGCGGCATGGGTTTCGTGGCCGCTTGCGATATTGCCGTGGCTGCGTCCGACGCGCGTTTCAGCTTGAGTGAAGTGAAGCTCGGACTTGTACCCGCGTGCATCTCGCCGTACGTCATCCGCAAGGCAGGGGAGGGCGCCTGCCGAGAATTCATGTTGACGGGAGAGAGACTCACCGCAGAAAAAGCCATGCGGCTTGGGCTCGTGAACGAAGTTGTTGAGCCAGGCGATCTGGACAACGCCGTTTCAGCGCTTGTCGAGAGGCTCATTTCGAGCGGGCCGAAAGCCATTGCCATCTGTAAAGAACTTCTGAGAAAGGTCCCCGCCATGAGCCTTGACGAGGCCAAGAAAATGACGGCCGAGGCCATAGCGAACTTGAGGGTGAGCGACGAAGGTCAGGAAGGAATGAAGGCATTCCTGGAGAAACGGAAACCCCGCTGGTCCACATGA
- a CDS encoding methylcrotonoyl-CoA carboxylase — translation MYVLESQINPQDPEFKENKLTMEEAVAGLKQRLDQVKKGGPPSAIEKHKSRGKLTVRERLDLLFDRNSPFLELSALAAYGMYDNEAPAASMVTGIGVVHGKEVLVVANDATVKGGTYFPMTIKKHVRAQEIAMENRLPCVYLVDSGGIFLPLQSGTFPDRDHFGRIFYNQARLSALNIPQVSVVLGSCTAGGAYVPAMSDETVIVRQQGTIFIGGPPLVKAATGEDVTDEELGGADVHCRISGVSDHYASNDAHAIEIARNIVENLNTQEKFRLDMAEPEEPQYDPKELYGVIPKDLKTQFDVREVIARIVDGSRFHEFKELYGTTLVCGFARIMGYPVGILANNGVLFSESSLKGAHFIELCAVRKIPLVFLQNITGFIVGRKYEHGGIARDGAKLVHAVANADVPKFTVIVGGSYGAGNYAMCGRAYGARLLWMWPTAKICVMGGEQAASVLVRVKVDALRKQGKTLTGEEQERMKEPILKKYEEESSAYYSTARLWDDGIIDPLDTRMCLALGISTALNTPIPEHKFGVFRM, via the coding sequence ATGTACGTACTTGAATCACAGATCAATCCTCAGGACCCTGAATTCAAAGAGAACAAGCTCACCATGGAAGAGGCCGTGGCCGGGCTCAAGCAGAGACTCGATCAAGTGAAGAAGGGCGGTCCTCCTTCCGCAATCGAAAAGCACAAGTCGCGGGGTAAACTCACAGTACGAGAAAGACTCGACCTTCTTTTCGACAGAAACTCACCTTTCCTGGAACTCAGCGCTCTGGCCGCTTACGGCATGTATGACAACGAAGCTCCCGCCGCCAGCATGGTGACCGGGATAGGCGTCGTTCACGGCAAGGAAGTGCTGGTCGTCGCCAACGACGCCACGGTGAAGGGCGGCACGTATTTCCCCATGACGATAAAGAAGCACGTCAGGGCGCAGGAAATCGCCATGGAAAACCGCCTGCCCTGCGTTTATCTCGTCGATTCCGGCGGAATCTTCCTGCCCCTGCAGTCGGGCACGTTTCCGGACAGAGATCACTTCGGCAGAATCTTCTACAACCAGGCAAGGCTTTCCGCGCTCAACATTCCCCAGGTGTCCGTCGTGCTGGGTTCCTGTACTGCGGGAGGCGCCTACGTGCCCGCCATGAGCGACGAGACCGTAATCGTGAGGCAACAGGGCACGATCTTCATCGGAGGACCCCCGCTCGTCAAAGCCGCCACCGGCGAAGACGTCACGGACGAGGAGCTCGGTGGTGCCGACGTGCACTGTAGGATATCGGGAGTCAGCGATCACTACGCCAGCAACGACGCTCACGCGATTGAAATCGCCAGGAACATAGTGGAAAACCTGAACACTCAGGAGAAATTCAGGCTGGACATGGCCGAGCCGGAAGAGCCGCAGTACGACCCGAAAGAACTCTACGGTGTCATCCCTAAGGATCTGAAGACGCAGTTCGACGTGAGGGAAGTGATAGCCAGAATCGTTGACGGCAGCAGATTCCACGAGTTCAAGGAGCTTTACGGCACGACTCTCGTGTGCGGGTTCGCTCGGATAATGGGCTACCCCGTGGGGATACTTGCAAACAACGGTGTGCTCTTCTCGGAAAGTTCCTTGAAGGGTGCACACTTCATAGAACTGTGCGCGGTGAGAAAGATTCCTCTCGTTTTTCTGCAGAACATCACGGGCTTCATAGTGGGTAGGAAATACGAGCACGGCGGAATTGCGAGGGACGGGGCCAAGCTTGTCCACGCAGTGGCGAACGCCGACGTCCCCAAGTTCACCGTCATCGTGGGCGGATCGTACGGGGCCGGGAACTACGCCATGTGCGGCAGAGCGTACGGCGCCAGGCTGCTCTGGATGTGGCCCACCGCGAAAATATGTGTGATGGGTGGTGAGCAAGCAGCCAGCGTGCTCGTGAGAGTGAAGGTGGACGCGCTTAGGAAGCAGGGTAAGACTCTGACTGGGGAAGAGCAGGAGCGGATGAAGGAGCCGATCTTGAAGAAATACGAAGAGGAGTCCAGCGCCTATTACTCCACGGCAAGGCTCTGGGACGACGGGATAATAGATCCGCTCGATACGCGCATGTGTCTTGCTCTTGGAATCTCTACCGCTCTAAACACCCCGATCCCCGAACACAAGTTCGGCGTGTTCAGGATGTGA